A genomic segment from Diospyros lotus cultivar Yz01 chromosome 5, ASM1463336v1, whole genome shotgun sequence encodes:
- the LOC127801911 gene encoding 5'-methylthioadenosine nucleosidase-like encodes MAPPQEEKSKTTEEESVTIPITSAADNRRISTIAIIIAMQAEANPLVDRFQLKEDLDCVFAKGVPWVRYHGTYRDLNINIICPGKDAVLGVDSVGTVPASLVTYASIQALQPDLIINAGTAGGFQAKGANVGDIFLASHIAFHDRRIPIPVFDLYGVGFRQAISTPNLLKTLNVKIGKLSTGDSLDITPQDEASIIANDATIKDMEGAAVAYVADLLKVPAIFVKAVTDIVDGDKPTTEEFIENLAAVTAALGGAVTEVVDFISGKHLSEL; translated from the exons ATGGCTCCTCCGCAAGAAGAGAAATCAAAAACTACAGAGGAGGAGTCCGTCACCATCCCCATCACTTCCGCCGCCGATAACCGCCGCATCTCGACTATCGCCATAATCATCG CAATGCAGGCCGAAGCCAACCCTCTTGTCGACAGGTTCCAGCTCAAGGAGGACCTTGATTGTGT GTTTGCCAAAGGAGTTCCCTGGGTTCGGTATCATGGTACTTACAGAGACctgaatattaatattatttgccCTGGGAAAGATGCTGTTTTGG GAGTTGATAGTGTAGGTACAGTTCCTGCATCTCTTGTGACCTATGCTTCCATCCAAGCGCTGCAGCCAGACCTTATAATAAATGCTGGCACAGCTGGTGGCTTTCAA GCTAAAGGAGCTAATGTGGGGGATATATTTCTTGCATCACATATTGCCTTCCATGATAGAAGGATACCTATCCCT GTTTTTGATCTTTATGGAGTTGGTTTCCGACAGGCTATCTCAACACCAAATCTCTTGAAGACACTTAACGTGAAG ATTGGTAAATTATCTACTGGGGACTCTTTAGATATAACCCCACAGGATGAGGCATCGATCATTGCAAATGATGCTACAATTAAAGACATGGAG GGAGCAGCTGTTGCTTATGTGGCAGATCTTTTGAAAGTCCCTGCAATATTTGTGAAAGCTGTTACTGATATTGTGGATGGCGATAAACCGACTACAGAGgaatttatagaaaatttggCAGCAGTGACTGCTGCACTTGGTGGAGCAGTCACTGAAGTTGTAGATTTCATCAGTGGAAAGCACCTCTCAGAACTTTAA